The Erythrolamprus reginae isolate rEryReg1 chromosome 6, rEryReg1.hap1, whole genome shotgun sequence DNA segment AAACTCAGACCCAGCTGCTGGTTGTTCTTAGTTTTGCTTAACACATGGCACAAGGAGTTCCTTTTATGCAGTGGTGCttagaggctttggcagcccagagcgaacagtgtttttctttctctgggcactgcctcagagtcccacccccctctttttttaagccttaaagttttggatttttttgatccccctcacctcaccttcttccttcggcattgactgtcctcctcctcttcttccccctcctcctcctcccacccaatgggcttgcatgcattatttgcttttacattgattcctatgggaaaaattgcttctacttaagaatgtttctacttaagaacctggtcacggaacgaattaagttcttaagtagagctaccactgtagcTCAtggaaccagtaaataccacctctgattggccccacccctcccgagtcccagctgatcggtaggaaatggggatttggcagtaaccttccccaggagtgaggtGAGATTTTACAGTagccttcccttgccatgcccacctagctacgcccacagaactggtaataaacttttttgaatcccaccagaatatctccaagatcaccttctgccatacaaatcccagcgaccggttaggtcccagagttggccttctccaggtcccatcgacgaaacaatgtcatctggcgggacccaggggaagagccttctctgtggcggccccaaccctctggaatcaactccctccgggagattaggattgcccccaccctccttgccttttgcaaactccttaaaacccacctctgtcgtcaggcatggggaaattgattccccagcACCGtcttcgttttatgtatggtttgtatgagatgtatgattgttttttatattgagggttcttaaattgttttaattgatGGATTTGTActgcttttgttgttgtgagtcgctccgagtctccggagaggggcggcatacaaatctaagtagtagtagtagtagtagtagtagtagtagtagtagtagtaataataataaaaactatttattaaTGCCAAATATTCTAatgataggtagtccttgactaatgacaatttgaccccaaaatttctgttgcaaagtgagatatttgttaagtgagctttgccccattttataaacTTCCTTAACACAGATGCTATGTAAATAAATGGagttaataacacagttgttatgtgaatctggctttcaCACTTTTTAtcaggtcacaaaaagtgatcgtatgaccctgggacactgcagctgtcataaatatgaatcagttgatgtgtctcaattttgatcacgttaccatggggatgctgcaacggtcaggAAAAATAGTTATGCCACTTTTTATAACTTAGAACGGTCACTAGACAAATGGTtagtaagtcaagggctactgtACAGGGATGCAGTTCTCTGCTTAGATCTAGACATGGTATTATAAAGGTTTGAGAACATTCTTCTTAGTAAGTATTGCAAATGAAGGTAATTACATGATTATCTGATTGTATTTTCTcttcataaaaataatatagaaaaagGCCCAGCATATATTTAAAAAGAGCCACATGGCTGTGGAAGATTTTATTTCACAAGTTTTATACACTGTTACAGACCATTAGAATTCTCTCCTTCAACCCTTATACATTTCAGCCTGGGTAAGTGTTCCAAGCATTTTATAAAACCTGGGAGGTCACCAGTGCCAAGTGAAGAAAAAATTATTATTCAGCTAGCTGGTCATAATTGCAATTCCTACTGCTTGGCTTGACACCTATATTCCACAATGAACAGACTTGGGCTCTTGGCTTGTAACTATCAACTGCTGTCATTGGCTTCCCACTTTCCAGGGATTTAGAACAATGCCCATGTGTTGTACTTCATATTACTGAATCAATATCTATGTTCTGATTGTTGTACAGATTTTGAGCTGAAAATTAAACCTGCCAGTAATAAGTTGTCACATTCAATTCAAATGAATACTTGTAAGGTTAAGAATACTACATTTTCAATTTGAATTTTACAGCTGCCTCACAATCTGATTCACATAGAATGCAAAGTATATTAccctcaaaagaaaataagagtaAACACATTTATTTCAGCTTGGATTTTGCACTGACGGCAGTCGCAATTTGTTGTGTTATCATCCTTATCATGAAATAGGCGtaaatattttttacatatttcaACGGGGGGGAAAATCCCAATTCATCATTACTTTGTAAGAAATAAGAGTTAAAAGATGTGAAAGTGGTGGTGGGGAAATAAAAATGGCATCTTACTGTCACAGGAAGAGCTGCTTAAtgctacatacagtatataatcaatcttataacaattaaaaaattgataaaatatgtttgcaattttttaaagtaaCAGATAAATGGGAATGCAAGAGATGCTGGATTCGTCCAATTCTTGCCTCAGTTATCATTTGCTTTCCTGCTCTAAACAAACAGTAGGCCAAGAgataaaaggaaaaagggagcAAAGATGGTGAACAATGAGCCTCATAGCGAAGTCTCTTAACTGCATAATGTCTGTGTAGGTGTTCACCAACTCATGTAGCACAGGAAGGTTGAGAATGGAGAGGAATGTATTCTGGAAACTAttattcagttaaaaaaaaaaaaatcaaatatttcccAGGTTACAAATTGCCAGGAACTCAACTTTCTGTGTTTGGCTACAACACTCAAACTTAAATTAGGCTAATACTGATTCCATTGCTACAACATATACCATCTGTAAAAGAGAATCTGatctcaaaatattatgaaaaatgTTGCACTCTCCATAGCTTCAGAATTGGACCCTACACATTACAACTAAACCGAAGAGTATCTTAACATAAGCACTAGGGTTGTGTTTTGAGTGATTTGAAAGAAGCATTTTGGGCCTTACACAACTCCGTGCTATTCATTAAATTCATTTTTTCAGGCTTCCAAAATATGCCACTGCTTTATGGATTCCATTCATTAAAGTTAACACAACTTTTTAAGTAGCACCATGAAAAATGACTGGCTACTTTGTCAGAATTTATCACAGGTGTTTCTGTGCAAATAAGGACCCAAACCCCTTCTTTCAAAAAAGTTCTGAAGCATATGTAGTCTTAATAAGCACCACTCTCAACAGAAAGAATATGGAAGAGTTATGGGCAATTCCCAAAACCTGCAAATTATCTCATTATCCACTCTGCCATTTAATGTTGAGGGTGGATAGTTGAAACAAGGTAACCTTCAGAATTATATGTGTATTGTAGTAATACTTGTTATGCAGGTTTGATAGTTTCATCTCTTAAGAGTACCTcctcttgtttttttcccttggggaACATGGAAGAAATACCAGAAGATAGCAGCATTAACAAATCATATACTCCCAAGAGATTACACATTCACCATGCCTTGCTTGTATCTGCAAAGCAAGAGATACAGCTACCGCAGCTCCTCCCTAACCGTATCATTTCTAAGAATGAATAGAGATTAAGAAGAGGGTTATATAAGTTATGTACGGAAAACCACAAAGGAGAAAATGTGCTGATAGTTTCTTGAATCCAATTGGATCAAACTGGTTAAATATATAGTATGCCACCTCCTTTCAATATAAACagcataatatatattttttcacttAAAACTATTTTGCTCTAGTAGAGTCTTTTCTTCGAATTGCCTGTGCCAGCATCCATACATTTGCCAGCTAGCCAATAATTTGAAGCTCAAGCAGTAATGATATGCAGTATTCAGAATTGAAAAGAGCAAAGGTGCTTCAAATTCAGAGTGGGCATTTCTGACCATCAATAACAAATACAGCAAATGGAGTTATGCCAACCAAAGCATATTTTCTTCTTCAGTTTTGCATACAGTCACCTATTAACTACTCTTCGTTACGATTTTAAGGCACAACATTTTTGAAGTGTCATAGCACTTATTCGAGAATCTTTATTTCAAGTGTCCTGCTCTGTGCCTAAGTATTTCCTAATTTCTCATACAACACATGGACAAACAATTTCAAAAGCAGTGAATATGAAATTTCTCTTCTTACATTCCTCTGCATGTTAGCAACCTGCTACCAGTTTTTCAAAGAGTGTATTGGGGGGGACCATGAATAGGCTTGTGCAGTGAAGGACTCCAATCTGGCTAAGCAGCAAGTCCTACACAATATGTACTCAGTTTTCAAAATATAGGGTTATCATCACTCTGAATGTCACATAAATTTAAGCAgcatgcaatttaaaaaaaaacctcctctAGACAATATAAATACAGCCAAGGTACAGAACTCACAAATATATATCCTGCTACAAATATTTTTCTTGAAGTTTTTCTGTCAAGGGGAAAAATAGTCACCAATCAATAGGAATGAACATTATACtttggaggtttttaaaattgttagtgGGAATTCAACACTTTTGAAATAGGAGGTAAGAATTTTCACTGCAGCAAAGTATAAAGTATAATAGGAAACAGAGCGTATGTTGGGACTCCAGCAATGGGTACATCAACAAAAACATTATAGCAAATTGAGCAGATCAAGTTGCTTCTTCCTCCAGTTCCTTGAGTGTAGTGGAACCAGACCAGTAGCACCAAGAAATCTAAAGCCCCTCCACCCCtgtttaataacaataaaaatggaGAGCCAGACTTGCAAAATAACCAGGGCAAGATGTGCATAGGTCACTCATAAGACATATTGTCATGGAAAGTAGTTCTAACACTAACTCACACTTAAGGCAGCGATTACATTTGCAGCAGAAGTTCTGGTTCTGAAAGTGAACAATAGAGAGTATAGCCTAACTCATCTACTTCTTCAGTAGTAAGCTCTGAAAACAAGTTCACCTTGGGATTTATGGCACTTGGAAGAATTCCTTCTTCCAAATAGCCAATCAGTTTTCTCAAAGCCTGAAGGAAACGGTCAGCTATGGCATCTTGTGACCAGTCAGTTTCTTCTTGAGTCAGGTGTAATATCACATTGGTAAGCTGGCTGGCAGAAAGGTGATGCAGAACTGGGTTGAGTTTACATATGGCCTTGAGGATTTTAAGGCACAAAGAACGGCAACCAGAATCATCTTGGTCCAAGGCCCGTAGGCGAGCCGTCTCTGCTGGCCGAAGGCTGAGTCGCCAGAGATTATCATATTGAGCCAGTCGATGTGGTTTGGCTACCAGTACAGAATCACCTAGGGTCACAGATGGTAAAAAATCTATTAAAAGGCGCCGATCCCGTTCGTACTGGACCTCCAGAGTTAGAGATTCGAAGGGTGCGACTGGACGGATCACATAATCTAGGAGGGATCCAATTGATGGCCAATTGATGGAGCCAGCCACTACTTTCTCAAAGGTACCACATACAGACTTGGGTGAGAGATAACCTCCCACTACACAGCGGTCCCAATAACTGCTACCACGAGGAAAATATTCTAGGTTTTCCCGACGTACTAGGCAGAAGCCAGGGATGTTCATAATGGTTTCTTCACCTGGAGTGCATGACCACAAATTCTGTTCTAGCACAAGAGGGACAATAAGTTGGATGTGATCAGCTGTCACAACCTAGCAgcgagagaaataaagaaagcatTAAACGTCTGAGAATCGTCTAACAAGTAGCTTACTTGCCTCCCTCCTAATGTTTGCATttgaatttaatttattgtatttctatactgcccaactcccgaaggattcTGGGCGGCTTGGAATTCTCATAATTAATGGAtatatccttgcctttcgtaaacttctgaaaacccacctctgttgtcaggcatgggggaattgagacatctcccccggcctatataattttatttatggtatgtttgtgtgtatgccttgctttttaaataagggtttttaagagatttttaatattagatttgtgatacattatttcttattgttgttgtgagccgccccgagtctgcggagaggggcggcatacaaatctaataaataataataatattcaaattaaTATGGCCACAAAGTTGGGAATAGCTAGACCAGAAGGAAGGCTGGAATACTAAGAATACTTCAGCTAAAGTCACAGAGGCAGCTACAGCAAGCTTACACAATAAATAGGTATTATTTTGAATGTCAATAGAAAAGTAGCACATATGGGCACCGTATGCTTGTCTAAAAATAACATGCCATACCATAGTTAAACAATTTGGAAATATATTTTGCTGAACAGATGTAGAAAAGACACAGAATACAAAAATGTCAATACTGGCCCCCAAAAGGGATATTTTTCTTACACAAGATCAGATTAGATACACACACAAATCAAGAGATAACCCTAAGGATAGATAGTGGGATAAATTATCTCTACCAACATTATTCTCACTAAAGAACTTTTAAACTTTTCATCCATTCAATTTACCTGTAAGTCATCACAGAGGCTACCACTCAGATACATATCACGCAAAGGCATGTCTGGCAACTTGGTACGGAGGAAACTGCGTAATTCAGCACAAATATCCACAGCAGCTTGCTTGGCTTTGATCTGTTCTTCTACAGAGATAGTCACTTTTCTCCTATAATAAGCAAACATTTTTTCTTGCAAGGACATGCGAAGGCGGGATTTCTTCAATTCTACCTGGCTTCTCTTAGCAGGTGATTTGTGCTTCAGAGGTATGATAGAATCTGTTCAGGGAATACAACAGAGAACAACTCAAAAAAGAGCCAAACATTTCATTGCAAATTGCTTGTATAAATTGTTTTAACAAACAAAATCACCTTAGCATAAGGtttaagggagaaagaaaatccaTGGGACAATTCAGAAGCAGACATcttttgttatttaaaagaaaatcaaatgagACAAACTACAAAGCCATGCTAATACATTAAATCGAGCATAAAGTCAGTTCAATGTGCATATACTTTTTAAAGACTATTTCTCACCTATTTCAAAATCTGAAGCATTTGTGGGCAGAGTCTGCAGAGAACGGCTAAGATTTGT contains these protein-coding regions:
- the MIEF1 gene encoding mitochondrial dynamics protein MIEF1, with the translated sequence MAGAGERKGKKDDNGIGTAIDFVLSNARLVLGVGGAAMLGIATLAVKRMYDRAISAPASPTHLSQSGKRSWEEPSWLGSSSRLLNQDMKTNLSRSLQTLPTNASDFEIDSIIPLKHKSPAKRSQVELKKSRLRMSLQEKMFAYYRRKVTISVEEQIKAKQAAVDICAELRSFLRTKLPDMPLRDMYLSGSLCDDLQVVTADHIQLIVPLVLEQNLWSCTPGEETIMNIPGFCLVRRENLEYFPRGSSYWDRCVVGGYLSPKSVCGTFEKVVAGSINWPSIGSLLDYVIRPVAPFESLTLEVQYERDRRLLIDFLPSVTLGDSVLVAKPHRLAQYDNLWRLSLRPAETARLRALDQDDSGCRSLCLKILKAICKLNPVLHHLSASQLTNVILHLTQEETDWSQDAIADRFLQALRKLIGYLEEGILPSAINPKVNLFSELTTEEVDELGYTLYCSLSEPELLLQM